A single window of Chloroflexota bacterium DNA harbors:
- a CDS encoding phytanoyl-CoA dioxygenase family protein, which yields MPDLRSELAEQGYVIIRRTIPPERLDGLRATFEVLVGRQLDRWRRERDAAGRWPDSYFARQPRVLIQSVVDASTAEAVELCLEEGTLGVSRRLMQAPHAAPTLMSLMCNPSEDHGPDRWHRDIRPASLAPLAGLQHDAQANGPAYVQWNIPLYDDEVLWVVPGSHWRVNTDEENRILARDASVPLPGGIPAELNAGDAVVYLNTMLHWGSDYSTRLRRTVHLGYRAFGAAIYPHAHAFNWDLGFTSRLSADTRRQFEFFFELHASERRVIEALLRAALERDADEFQRQLTILHPGVEARMVALVLLSKLVLRLAGLARTDRAGFDRRKDIAEAFSAGEIEAIERRFAALDAALRAPADHLVPGFQDGPAGYANNDMPAGFGVDEFIAGWGAAA from the coding sequence ATGCCTGATCTACGGTCCGAGCTTGCCGAGCAAGGCTACGTGATCATCAGGCGAACGATTCCGCCCGAGCGACTGGATGGGCTCCGGGCGACGTTCGAGGTCCTGGTGGGGCGGCAACTCGACCGATGGCGGCGCGAGCGGGACGCGGCGGGCCGGTGGCCGGACAGCTACTTTGCCCGTCAGCCGCGAGTCCTTATTCAGAGCGTGGTCGACGCGTCAACTGCCGAGGCGGTGGAGCTATGCCTGGAGGAGGGCACGCTGGGCGTGAGCCGTCGGCTGATGCAGGCGCCGCACGCCGCGCCGACGCTGATGTCCCTGATGTGCAACCCCTCGGAGGACCACGGGCCGGATCGCTGGCACCGCGATATCCGACCGGCGTCGCTCGCTCCGCTGGCTGGATTGCAGCACGACGCGCAAGCCAATGGACCGGCATATGTGCAGTGGAACATTCCGCTCTACGACGATGAGGTGCTGTGGGTGGTTCCCGGCAGCCACTGGCGCGTGAACACGGACGAGGAAAACCGCATTCTTGCGCGCGATGCTTCGGTGCCCCTGCCCGGCGGCATCCCCGCGGAGCTGAACGCAGGCGACGCCGTGGTGTACCTCAACACGATGCTGCACTGGGGCAGCGACTACAGCACCAGGCTGCGCCGCACGGTTCATCTCGGCTACCGAGCGTTTGGCGCCGCCATCTATCCGCACGCCCACGCGTTCAACTGGGACCTTGGCTTCACGAGCCGCCTGTCCGCCGACACGCGCCGACAGTTCGAGTTCTTTTTCGAGCTGCACGCATCCGAGCGGCGGGTGATTGAAGCGTTGCTTCGCGCGGCGCTCGAGCGGGATGCCGATGAGTTCCAGCGACAGTTGACGATTCTTCATCCCGGCGTCGAGGCTCGCATGGTGGCCCTGGTGCTGCTGTCCAAGCTCGTCCTGCGGCTCGCCGGCTTGGCCCGGACCGATCGTGCCGGATTCGATCGGCGCAAGGACATTGCGGAAGCCTTCTCCGCCGGCGAGATCGAGGCGATTGAGCGCCGGTTCGCCGCGCTGGATGCCGCGCTGCGCGCACCGGCCGACCACCTCGTGCCGGGCTTTCAGGACGGCCCGGCGGGCTACGCAAACAACGATATGCCGGCGGGATTTGGCGTCGACGAGTTCATCGCCGGTTGGGGCGCGGCCGCCTAG
- a CDS encoding phytanoyl-CoA dioxygenase family protein yields MTPEQILSHPPRVLTQAQRESYFEKGYVIVENAVPDEWIERLRDVTNDFVERSREITESDAVWDLEPDHTAENPRLRRLTSPVEQHPVYWEFASDSVVADVAADVVGPHVKFHHSKLNFKWAEGGEEVKWHQDVQFWPHTNYSPATIGTLLYDCGPDQGPLGGLPGSHNGPLFDLYNDDGTWNGALSDADAANLDLENVEYMTGPAGSLTIHNCRTVHGSPPNQSDTGRPLLLYAYSSADAFTYTYNPIMSSFYGTIVRGEPARYAHHDPRPCQIPPDWSGGYQSLFATQQGEDEDVAPGM; encoded by the coding sequence ATGACGCCAGAGCAGATCCTCTCCCATCCGCCGCGCGTGCTGACCCAGGCTCAGCGCGAGTCGTACTTCGAGAAGGGCTATGTCATCGTCGAGAACGCCGTGCCCGACGAGTGGATCGAGCGGCTGCGCGATGTCACGAATGACTTTGTTGAGCGGAGCCGCGAAATCACGGAATCCGATGCAGTCTGGGACCTCGAGCCGGATCACACCGCCGAGAATCCCCGGCTGCGCCGCCTGACAAGCCCCGTCGAGCAACACCCCGTATATTGGGAGTTCGCGTCGGACTCAGTCGTGGCCGACGTGGCGGCGGACGTTGTCGGGCCCCACGTGAAGTTTCACCACTCGAAGCTAAACTTTAAATGGGCGGAAGGCGGCGAAGAGGTGAAGTGGCACCAGGACGTTCAGTTCTGGCCGCACACGAACTACTCACCGGCAACGATCGGCACCTTGCTCTACGACTGCGGTCCGGATCAAGGACCGCTCGGCGGCCTTCCGGGCAGCCACAACGGCCCGCTCTTCGACCTCTACAACGACGACGGGACCTGGAACGGCGCGCTTTCCGACGCCGACGCGGCCAACCTGGACCTGGAGAACGTCGAATACATGACCGGACCGGCGGGTTCACTGACGATCCACAACTGCCGCACCGTTCACGGATCGCCGCCGAACCAATCGGACACCGGGCGGCCGCTGCTGCTCTATGCCTACTCCTCCGCCGATGCCTTCACCTACACCTACAATCCAATTATGTCGAGTTTCTACGGCACAATCGTGCGCGGCGAACCGGCCCGATATGCCCACCACGATCCGCGCCCTTGCCAGATTCCTCCGGACTGGTCAGGGGGCTATCAATCCCTCTTCGCGACGCAGCAAGGCGAGGACGAGGACGTAGCTCCCGGCATGTAG
- a CDS encoding GyrI-like domain-containing protein, with translation MTTNGSTTSDITLQHVSSQPTLVVRFNFGGRDVAELMGHALDAVQEYLTRAQMSPVGPPFTRYLAMTDEVKRAETGFPVEWAIEGGDLVVASQLPAGRVARMIHTGPYENLMDAHNSMVDWIRDRGLTPAGGPIEIYLNDPFDVEDPSEYQTEIIWPIE, from the coding sequence ATGACAACGAACGGTTCAACAACCAGCGACATCACGCTGCAGCACGTCTCGTCGCAGCCAACCCTGGTCGTGCGCTTCAACTTCGGCGGTCGGGACGTGGCCGAGCTGATGGGCCACGCCCTGGATGCGGTGCAGGAGTATCTGACGCGCGCGCAAATGAGCCCCGTGGGCCCACCGTTCACGCGCTACCTGGCGATGACCGATGAGGTCAAGCGCGCCGAAACGGGATTCCCCGTGGAGTGGGCGATCGAAGGCGGCGACCTGGTCGTGGCGAGCCAGCTTCCCGCCGGACGAGTGGCCCGCATGATCCACACCGGGCCTTACGAGAACCTGATGGACGCGCACAACTCGATGGTGGATTGGATCCGGGATCGCGGCCTCACGCCGGCGGGCGGTCCCATCGAGATCTACCTCAACGATCCGTTCGACGTCGAGGATCCTTCGGAGTACCAGACCGAGATCATCTGGCCCATTGAGTGA